TCAGAGAATGATAAAGCATGAAGCAATCAAATTCGTTTAGGATAATTAACAAGGTAAGTTCAAGAGATACAAATAGATTTTatgcaaatcaaataaaaaactgTTTAGGAAAAGACTAGCTGGTGAAATATATTAGACATATTTAATAAGtccttaataaatattaatatagacATGTTGATCTGAGCAGTATATTTATTGTGATAATGTTTTGTAGAGCATGTAAATATGTTACATCTTTTGTTCATTATCcaatgaatttgaaatattttcaccTTCATTTGGAATGTTAAGTgccactattattttttttttctgaaaaggcaTTGGAGTAAACAGATGACTAGAAGGAACCAAACTGttgtctcccagttcctcctcctgggtCTACCGATCCCAGCAGAGCACCAGCACCTGTTCTATGCCCTGTTCCTGGCCATGTACCTCACCACCGTCCTGGGGAACCTCATTATCATCATCCTCATTCTATTGGactcccatctccacacacccatgtacttgtTTCTCAGCAACCTGTCCTTCGCTGACCTCTGTTTCTCCTCTGTCACAATGCCCAAATTGCTACAGAACATGCAGAGCCAAGTTCCCTCCATCCCCTATGCAGGCTGCCTGGCACAAATatacttctttctgttttttggagACCTTGGGAATTTCCTCCTTgtggccatggcctatgaccgctatgtggccatctgcttcCCCCCTTCATTACACCAGCATCATGAGTCCTAAGCTCTGTGTGAGTCTGGTGTTGCTGTCCTGGGTGCTGACCACATTCCATGCCATGCTGCACACCCTGCTCATG
This Peromyscus leucopus breed LL Stock chromosome 8b, UCI_PerLeu_2.1, whole genome shotgun sequence DNA region includes the following protein-coding sequences:
- the LOC114688555 gene encoding LOW QUALITY PROTEIN: olfactory receptor-like protein I9 (The sequence of the model RefSeq protein was modified relative to this genomic sequence to represent the inferred CDS: deleted 1 base in 1 codon) translates to MTRRNQTVVSQFLLLGLPIPAEHQHLFYALFLAMYLTTVLGNLIIIILILLDSHLHTPMYLFLSNLSFADLCFSSVTMPKLLQNMQSQVPSIPYAGCLAQIYFFLFFGDLGNFLLVAMAYDRYVAICFPLHYTSIMSPKLCVSLVLLSWVLTTFHAMLHTLLMARLSFCEDNVIPHFFCDMSTLLKLACSNTHDNELAIFILGGPIVVLPFLLIIVSYAKVVSFIFKVPSSQGIRKAFSTCGSHLTVVSLFYGPVIGLYLCPSANNSTVKETVISLMYTVVTPMLNPFIYSLRNRDVKGAVERVVCKKQISSFL